A genome region from Crossiella equi includes the following:
- the glgP gene encoding alpha-glucan family phosphorylase, with the protein MRALRRFTVRASLPEPIAALGRLATNLRWAWHPPTQDLFAAVDADIWQETGGDPIRLLAQVPVERLQRLATDESFLTRLRAIDDDLGRYLGQPRWYQRRQEEVEGAQGVGEHGLPASIAYFSMEFGVTEALPNYSGGLGVLAGDHLKAASDLGVPLIGVGLLYRSGYFRQSLSLDGWQVEHYPVLDPRGLPLEPLTEPSGAPILVHVAMPAGRVLRARIWKAQVGRVPLLLLDSDVEDNDEDLRGVTDRLYGGDQNHRIRQEILAGIGGVRAVRVFCELTGHPQPEVFHTNEGHAGFLGLERIRELVTTEGLDFDQALSTVRAGTVFTTHTPVPAGIDRFPVDLVQHYFGAPGNEAGGLLPGIPSERVLALGAEQNPGMFNMAHMGLRLGQRANGVSQLHGKVSRDMFSGLWPGFDVSEVPIGSVTNGVHGPTWAATEISKILGESDAEPGLGLRGFEPVTDSRLWDLRCTLRTRLVEEVRRRVRASWLQRGASSLELGWTDSVFDPEVLTVGFARRVPTYKRLTLMLRDADRLRELLLHPERPVQLVVAGKSHPADDGGKALIQQIVRFADDAGVRHRIVFLPDYDMSMARYLYWGCDVWLNNPLRPLEACGTSGMKSALNGGLNLSIRDGWWDEFHDGSNGWAIPTADGVSDPNRRDDLEAVALYELLGNQVAPLFYDRGEDGVPLQWMAMVRHTLASLGPNVQASRMVKEYVESYYAPAGRSAAAVRDNGFAGAKELTEYRHRMQAAWSRVQVVGTEFGTGGTGAAPTLGESVPVTAHVELAGLAPSEVEVQVVVGRVDDADELRDVVTVPMRYDGDGRYYAEVELPHAGSAGYTVRVLPRHQLLASPAELGRVVLAG; encoded by the coding sequence GTGAGAGCTCTGCGTCGCTTCACCGTCCGCGCCAGTCTGCCCGAGCCGATCGCCGCACTGGGGCGACTGGCGACCAACCTCCGCTGGGCCTGGCACCCGCCCACCCAGGACCTGTTCGCCGCCGTCGACGCCGACATCTGGCAGGAGACCGGTGGCGACCCCATCCGGTTGCTGGCCCAGGTGCCCGTGGAGCGCCTGCAGCGGCTCGCCACCGACGAGAGCTTCCTCACGCGGTTGCGCGCCATCGACGACGACCTCGGCCGCTACCTCGGCCAGCCCCGCTGGTACCAGCGGCGGCAGGAGGAGGTCGAGGGCGCGCAGGGCGTCGGCGAGCACGGGCTGCCCGCGTCCATCGCGTACTTCTCGATGGAGTTCGGCGTCACCGAGGCGCTGCCCAACTACTCCGGCGGTCTCGGCGTGCTGGCCGGGGACCACCTCAAGGCCGCCTCCGACCTCGGCGTGCCGCTGATCGGCGTGGGCCTGCTCTACCGGTCCGGCTACTTCCGGCAGTCGCTGTCCCTGGACGGCTGGCAGGTCGAGCACTACCCGGTGCTGGACCCGCGCGGGCTGCCCCTGGAGCCCCTCACCGAGCCCTCCGGCGCCCCGATCCTGGTGCACGTGGCCATGCCAGCGGGCCGGGTGCTGCGCGCCCGGATCTGGAAGGCACAGGTCGGCCGCGTGCCGCTGCTGCTGCTGGACTCCGACGTCGAGGACAACGACGAGGACCTGCGCGGCGTCACCGACCGGCTCTACGGCGGCGACCAGAACCACCGCATCCGCCAGGAGATCCTGGCCGGGATCGGCGGGGTCCGGGCCGTGCGCGTGTTCTGCGAGCTGACCGGGCACCCGCAGCCCGAGGTCTTCCACACCAACGAGGGCCACGCGGGCTTCCTCGGCCTGGAGCGCATCCGCGAGCTGGTCACCACCGAGGGCCTGGACTTCGACCAGGCGCTGTCCACCGTGCGCGCGGGCACCGTGTTCACCACGCACACCCCGGTCCCGGCGGGCATCGACCGCTTCCCGGTCGACCTGGTGCAGCACTACTTCGGCGCGCCCGGCAACGAGGCGGGCGGCCTGTTGCCCGGCATTCCGTCCGAGCGCGTGCTCGCCCTGGGTGCCGAGCAGAACCCGGGCATGTTCAACATGGCGCACATGGGCCTGCGCCTGGGCCAGCGCGCCAACGGCGTGTCCCAGCTGCACGGCAAGGTCAGCCGGGACATGTTCAGCGGCCTGTGGCCGGGCTTCGACGTCAGCGAGGTGCCGATCGGCTCGGTCACCAACGGCGTGCACGGCCCCACCTGGGCGGCCACCGAGATCAGCAAGATCCTCGGCGAGTCCGACGCGGAGCCCGGCCTCGGCCTGCGCGGTTTCGAGCCGGTCACCGACTCCCGGCTGTGGGACCTGCGCTGCACGCTGCGCACCCGCCTGGTCGAGGAGGTCCGCCGCCGGGTGCGCGCCTCCTGGCTGCAGCGCGGCGCGTCCTCGCTGGAGCTGGGCTGGACCGACTCGGTCTTCGACCCCGAGGTGCTCACCGTCGGCTTCGCCCGCCGCGTGCCCACCTACAAGCGCCTGACCCTGATGCTGCGCGACGCCGACCGCCTGCGCGAGCTGTTGCTGCACCCGGAGCGCCCGGTGCAGCTGGTGGTCGCGGGCAAGTCCCACCCCGCTGACGACGGCGGCAAGGCGCTGATCCAGCAGATCGTGCGCTTCGCCGACGACGCGGGCGTGCGCCACCGCATCGTCTTCCTGCCCGACTACGACATGTCCATGGCCCGGTACCTGTACTGGGGCTGCGACGTGTGGCTGAACAACCCGCTGCGCCCCCTGGAGGCCTGCGGCACCTCGGGCATGAAGTCCGCGCTCAACGGCGGCCTGAACCTGTCCATCCGCGACGGCTGGTGGGACGAGTTCCACGACGGCAGCAACGGCTGGGCCATCCCGACCGCGGACGGCGTCAGCGACCCCAACCGCCGCGACGACCTGGAGGCGGTGGCCCTCTACGAGCTGCTCGGCAACCAGGTCGCCCCGCTGTTCTACGACCGCGGCGAGGACGGCGTGCCGTTGCAGTGGATGGCCATGGTGCGCCACACCCTGGCCTCGCTCGGCCCGAACGTGCAGGCCTCGCGCATGGTCAAGGAGTACGTGGAGAGCTACTACGCCCCGGCGGGCCGCTCGGCCGCGGCGGTGCGGGACAACGGGTTCGCCGGTGCCAAGGAGCTCACCGAGTACCGGCACCGCATGCAGGCCGCGTGGAGCCGGGTGCAGGTGGTCGGCACCGAGTTCGGCACCGGCGGCACCGGCGCGGCCCCGACGCTGGGCGAGAGCGTGCCGGTGACCGCGCACGTCGAGCTGGCCGGGCTGGCCCCGTCCGAGGTCGAGGTGCAGGTCGTGGTCGGCCGGGTGGACGACGCGGACGAGCTGCGCGACGTGGTGACCGTGCCGATGCGCTACGACGGCGACGGCCGCTACTACGCCGAGGTCGAGCTGCCGCACGCCGGTTCGGCGGGCTACACCGTGCGCGTGCTGCCCCGCCACCAGCTGCTGGCCTCCCCGGCCGAGCTGGGCCGGGTCGTGCTCGCGGGCTGA
- a CDS encoding TspO/MBR family protein, with the protein MPSRADWTTGPRAFLVLGFYLLASYGVAGVAGISARYGVLDWYDRAPKPFFTPPNWVFPPVWTAMYGLVAVAAWQLWIHRDTHPLEVSRGLWQWWTQLMLNLAWTPMFFGLKWFWPALVLIVLLDVMVAVTLRTAATVSRAATWLLAPYFVWLLFATALNLGVALLNP; encoded by the coding sequence ATGCCCAGCCGCGCCGACTGGACCACGGGGCCCCGCGCGTTCCTCGTGCTCGGCTTCTACCTGCTCGCCAGCTACGGCGTCGCCGGGGTCGCGGGCATCTCCGCCCGCTACGGCGTGCTCGACTGGTACGACCGCGCCCCGAAGCCGTTCTTCACCCCGCCGAACTGGGTGTTCCCGCCGGTCTGGACGGCGATGTACGGCCTGGTCGCGGTGGCCGCCTGGCAGCTGTGGATCCACCGCGACACGCACCCGCTGGAGGTCAGCCGGGGCCTGTGGCAGTGGTGGACGCAGCTGATGCTCAACCTGGCCTGGACGCCGATGTTCTTCGGGCTCAAGTGGTTCTGGCCCGCGCTGGTGCTCATCGTGCTGCTGGACGTGATGGTCGCGGTCACCCTGCGCACCGCGGCAACGGTGAGCAGGGCGGCCACCTGGCTGCTCGCGCCGTACTTCGTGTGGCTGCTCTTCGCCACGGCGCTCAACCTCGGTGTCGCCCTGCTCAACCCGTAG